From a single Clostridium isatidis genomic region:
- a CDS encoding VOC family protein: MKLDKIHHVAIIVSNYEISKDFYVNKLGFEIIRENYRENRQDYKLDLRLGDVELEIFCMKNSPKRLTRPEACGLRHLAFKVNCIEDVIKELKGKGIETEPIRIDEFTNKKMTFFQDPDGLPLELHE; this comes from the coding sequence ATGAAGTTAGATAAAATACATCATGTTGCAATAATAGTATCAAATTATGAGATATCAAAAGATTTTTATGTGAATAAATTAGGTTTTGAGATTATAAGGGAAAATTATAGAGAGAACAGACAAGATTATAAATTAGATTTAAGGCTTGGAGATGTTGAGTTAGAAATATTTTGTATGAAAAATAGCCCAAAGAGGCTAACAAGACCTGAAGCATGTGGTTTAAGGCATTTAGCTTTTAAGGTTAATTGTATAGAAGATGTAATAAAGGAATTGAAAGGAAAGGGAATAGAAACAGAGCCAATAAGAATAGATGAATTTACTAATAAAAAAATGACCTTTTTTCAAGATCCAGATGGGCTACCGCTTGAACTTCATGAATAA